CTAAATCCACGAGCATGCAACACATAGTCAGATTATGGAATTCTCGATCGGTACAAAATCCTCAACGATGCCTAACATGGATTTAGgaaaaaagagccaaataaaTTATGCTTTGTCTTACACTCCATGATTTGACTCAGGTTTTTGAAAGTTGGACTTATTACTGGTTGCATTTTCTTAATGCTAATCTAATCAAGGCGTAACGTTTGTAAAAACCTGGTTTTATCAACTcgttaatgatttttttagttCAAACATGGAAAACTGATTCatgttatcattattgtttattcttatattaaaaaaaaacaataagtttAGCAGTTTGCTTAAGCAATAATTGCTCTGTTTCAGACGTCCAACAGAATGCCAAGACGACAGTCCTGACAGTGACATCATCAGAGGCAAATATGACACAAACAACGACACCTAAACCCACATCAACCACTACTATAACAACCAACAGGACACCCTCAAGCATCATAGAAACAGCCCATACACCAGTCAAAACATCCATCGCCACACCTTccaccacaacaacaaacaaaaccaaaacctcAACCGCGACAGAAACCAACACCACATCAACCACCACCAATCCCTTATTTACTTCAGTAACTACCACCAAACCCTTCTCCACAACAGCAATACCCAATACGTCCCCTACCGCCAAAGAAACCCCAGAAAGGCCCTCCAGCTATCCCAGAGCAGCAACCGCCATCATAATCTCCACTACCACTGCAACCTATTCAACACCCTCAACCAAGGCTAAAACCACCACAAAACCATCATCCGCAACAGCAACTACCGCCAAACCCTCCTCCACTACTGCAACCACCACAAGACACTCCTCCAAAACAGCAACCACCACCAAACTTTCCTCCACTCCAGGAACACCCACCTCCACTACAGTAACCACCACCAAACACTCCTCCAAAACAGCAACCACTACCGAACTCTCCTCCACTCCAGGAACACCCACCTCCACTACAGCAACCACCACCAAACCTTCCTCCACTCCAGGAACAACCACCTCCACTATAGCAGCCACCTTCAAGCCCTCCTCCACATCAGCAGCCACCACCAAACCATCCAACACAACAGCAGCCACCTCCAAACCATACCCAACATCAGAAGCCACCACCAAACCATCCCCCACAACAGCAGCCACCACCAAAACATCATCCACAACAGCAGCCAGCACCAAACCATCATCCACTACAGTAGCCACCACCAAACCATACCCAACATCAGAAGCCACCATCAAACCATCCCCAACAACAGCAGCCACCACCAAAACATCATCCACTACAGCAGCCCCTACCAAACCATCCTCCACATCAGCAGCCACCACCAAACCATCCCGTACAACAGTAGCCCCCACCAAACCATCCTCCACATCAGCAGCTTCCTCAAAAACATCATCCCCTACAGCAGCCACCTCCAAACCATACCCAACATCAGAAACCACCACCAAACCATCCCCCACAACAGCAGTCACCACCAAAACATCTTCCACAACAGCAGCCAGCACCAAAACATCATCCACTACAGTAGCCACAACCAAAACATCATCCACAACAGCAGCCACCACCAAAACATCATCTACAACAGCAGCCACCACCAAACCATCATCCACTACAGCAGCTACCACTACAACATCATCCACAACAGCAGCCAACACCAAACCATCATCCAAATCAGCAGCCACCACCAAACTATCCTCCACTACAGCAGCCACCCTCAAACCATCATCCGCTACAGCAGCCACAACCAAACCATCCCTCACTACAGCAGCCACCACCAAACCATCATCCACTACAGCAGCCACCTCTAAACCATCCCCCACAACGGCAGCCACCTCCAAACCATCCTCCACAACAGCAACCACCACCAAACCATCCATCACTACAGCAGCCACCTCCAAACTATCATCCACTACAGCAGCCACCACCAAACCATCCTCCCCAACAGCAGCCACCAGCAAACCATCCTCCACTACAGCAGCAACCTCCAAAACATCTCTCACTACAGCAGCCACCACCAATCCATCCTCCACTACAGCAGCCAGCTCTAAACCACCCCCAACAACGGCAGCCACCTCCAAACCATCATCCACAAGAGCAGCCAGCACAAAACCATTTCCAACAACAGCAGCCATCTCTAAACCATCCCCCACAACGGCAGACACCTCCAAACCATCATCCACAACAGCAGCCACCTCCAAACCATCCCCAACAATAGCAGCCACCAGCAAACCATCCTCCACTACAGCAGCCACCTCCAAACCATCTCTCACTACAGCAGCCACCATCAAACCATCCTCCACTACAGCATCCAGCTCTAAACCACCCCCAACAACGGCAGCCACCTCCAAACCATCATACACAAGAGCAGCCAGCACAAAACCATTCCCCACAACAGCAGCCACCTCTAAATCATCCCCCACAACGGCAGCCATCTCCAAACTATCATCCACAACAGCAGCCACCTCCAAACCATCCCCAACAATAGCAGCCACCACCAAACCATCATCCACAACAGCAGCAACCAC
The DNA window shown above is from Mya arenaria isolate MELC-2E11 chromosome 6, ASM2691426v1 and carries:
- the LOC128236705 gene encoding mucin-2-like is translated as MGHSTQVRSTTTTTIVSETDLQLSGSLEENIISNQTVATTDVQQNAKTTVLTVTSSEANMTQTTTPKPTSTTTITTNRTPSSIIETAHTPVKTSIATPSTTTTNKTKTSTATETNTTSTTTNPLFTSVTTTKPFSTTAIPNTSPTAKETPERPSSYPRAATAIIISTTTATYSTPSTKAKTTTKPSSATATTAKPSSTTATTTRHSSKTATTTKLSSTPGTPTSTTVTTTKHSSKTATTTELSSTPGTPTSTTATTTKPSSTPGTTTSTIAATFKPSSTSAATTKPSNTTAATSKPYPTSEATTKPSPTTAATTKTSSTTAASTKPSSTTVATTKPYPTSEATIKPSPTTAATTKTSSTTAAPTKPSSTSAATTKPSRTTVAPTKPSSTSAASSKTSSPTAATSKPYPTSETTTKPSPTTAVTTKTSSTTAASTKTSSTTVATTKTSSTTAATTKTSSTTAATTKPSSTTAATTTTSSTTAANTKPSSKSAATTKLSSTTAATLKPSSATAATTKPSLTTAATTKPSSTTAATSKPSPTTAATSKPSSTTATTTKPSITTAATSKLSSTTAATTKPSSPTAATSKPSSTTAATSKTSLTTAATTNPSSTTAASSKPPPTTAATSKPSSTRAASTKPFPTTAAISKPSPTTADTSKPSSTTAATSKPSPTIAATSKPSSTTAATSKPSLTTAATIKPSSTTASSSKPPPTTAATSKPSYTRAASTKPFPTTAATSKSSPTTAAISKLSSTTAATSKPSPTIAATTKPSSTTAATTKSSSTTAVTTKPSSTTAATSKPSSTTAATTKPSFTTSATTKPYSTTAATTKPSFTAAATTKPSSTKAATSKPSSTTKATTKPSSTTAATSKPSSTTAATSKPPPTTATTSKPSYTSTATSELSPTSAATSKPSSTADITKPSSTTAANTKPSSTKAATSKPSSTSAAPTKPSSTTVATTKPSSTTAATTKTSSTTAATSEPSPTTAATTKPSSTTAATTKPSSTTATTSKPSPTTAAPSKPSSTRAATTKPSSTTAATSKPSPTTAVTTKPSSTTAATSKPSSTTAATTKQPPTTAATAKPSPTTAAPTKPSSTTAAPSKPSSTTAAPTKPSPTTAATSKTSSPTAATTKPSSTTVAPTKPSSTTAATTKPSSTSATATKPSFTTAVLNTPSITTATTTASTTTTATSIIISTTNATIATSSTKTTTTTKPSVAVKGK